DNA from Mesorhizobium sp. B2-1-1:
GCTGACCGCCTCGATCGGGCTGATCACCTGGACCTCGGCGCAGACCTCGGCCGAGGACATGGTCAAGGACGCCGAGCTTGCCATGCATCAGGCCAAGCGCTTCGGCGGCGACAGGATCGAACCGTTCCGCCCGGCCTTCCGCACCGTCGGCACCGATCGGCTGCAGTTCGAATCCGACCTGCGCCGTGCCATCGAACGGCGCGAATTCACGCTTGCCTACCAGCCGATCGTTCGGCTGGAAGACGGCAGCGTCGCCGGCTTCGAGGCATTGCTGCGCTGGGACCATCCGCGCCGCGGCATGATCCCGCCGGCGGATTTCATTCCTGTCGCCGAAAGCTGCGGGCTGATCGTACAGCTTGGGCTGTTCGCCATGCAGCAGGCCGCCGAGGATCTGGCGGCATGGCAAAAGCAGATCGGCGACGCGCCGCTGTCGGTTTCGGTCAACCTTTCCAGCCGCCAGCTCATCCGCCGCGACCTGGTCAGCGACGTCCGCTCCGTGATTGCGCGGGCCAATCTGAAGCCGCGCTGCTTCCGGCTCGAGCTCACGGAATCGCTGGTTATGGACAATCCCGAGCAGACTGCCCATGTGCTGACCAAGCTGAAGCAGCTCGGCATCGGCCTGTCGCTGGACGATTTCGGTACCGGCTATTCTTCGCTCGCCTATCTGACGCGCTTTCCCTTCGACACGATCAAGATCGACAAGAGTTTCGTGGACGACAGCACGCCCAAACGCGCCGTGCTGCTCAAATCCATGGTCAGCATGGCGCATGAGCTCGGCCTGTCGGTGGTCGCCGAAGGCATTTCGGACGAGCGCGACGCGCTGGAGCTGCGCCAGATGGGCTGCGAATATGTGCAGAGCTTCATGTTCGGCGCCCCGATGCCCGGGGATCAGGTGCTGAAGACGCTGAAGGAACAGTATCCGCTGACGCAGGCGTAGTTGGCTTTCACGCCGCTGGAGCTCAGGCGTGGCCGGCCGCTACACTCAAATGCGCGAGGTCGATGCCGATCGAGGCGAGAATCCGGTCGTATTTGCGCTCGATGTCGGTATCGAACAGAAGCTCCGGAGTGGCCGGACAGGTCAGCCAGCCGTTTTCGGCTATCTCGGTTTCCAACTGGCCGGCGCCCCAACCCGAATAGCCCAGCGCCATCAGCGCGTGACGGGGTCCCCGGCCCGACGATATGGCGCGCAATATGTCGACGGTCGCGGTCAGGCAGACATCGTCGGAAACGGTCAGCGAAGACTCCACCCGGTAATCGCCCGTATGCAGCACGAAGCCGCGGCTGCGGTCGACGGGCCCACCATTGCGAACGACGAAATCACGGGTACGGGCGGGCAACCGGATCGCCTCGTGCTCGTTCATGATGCCAAGTTGCACCAAAAGGTCCGGAAACAGCATCTGCTGCGTCTGGTTGATGATCAGGCCCATCGCGCCCTCATCGCTGTGGGCGCAAATGTAGATGACCGAGCGCGTGAAACGGTCGTCCTTCATGCCAGGCATGGCGATGAGGAACTGATCGTCGAGAAAGCCACTGCCGGCGGCCGTCTTCTTGTGGCGCAACAAGTCCATGATCAGAGGGTAACGCGTTTCCCGGGCGCCGAAAAGATGTACCGCGCCGGTTTTCGACCAAGCCCGTGCCGCAGGCCGATCATTACCTGCGGCAAAGGTCACGCAAATAT
Protein-coding regions in this window:
- a CDS encoding YqgE/AlgH family protein, with the translated sequence MDLLRHKKTAAGSGFLDDQFLIAMPGMKDDRFTRSVIYICAHSDEGAMGLIINQTQQMLFPDLLVQLGIMNEHEAIRLPARTRDFVVRNGGPVDRSRGFVLHTGDYRVESSLTVSDDVCLTATVDILRAISSGRGPRHALMALGYSGWGAGQLETEIAENGWLTCPATPELLFDTDIERKYDRILASIGIDLAHLSVAAGHA